From the candidate division WOR-3 bacterium genome, the window TCCGTATTCCAACGCATTTATGTAGTTAATAACCTCCTTGATTTCCTTAATGTTGTCGCGGGGTTTCATATCGGCTTCGAATTCAAGTACTCCTTCAAGTGATGCCTGAGTTCCCTCTATTTGGGAGCTCAAAAGCGCCTCTTTTTTTACATACATGGCAATGAAAAACTCGGGATTGGGCAAAACGGTCACAATACCATCGAGTCGGGCAATGGACCGATCTGTCCGAGAAAGCAGTGTTTGTAGCTCGTCATCGTATTTTATCGCTGGTGCAGGAGGAAGCATTCTGGGTATGAAGGCTGCGTAACCTCCCGGCTGTTTGATATAAGTCCCGGCACGGTTACTCATCATATTGTCTCCAATTTGGTCTATTTTTCATGCTAAAATATCATCTCTATGCCATAAGTAAGCATAAGTTGACTTAAAGTACATATGATCTCTGAGTCAACAACAGCATACTTCTATGAGAATTTGTCATATAAGTCAACAATAACTGACTTAAATATTATAGTCGTAAATGGGGAGTTGTCAAGGCTATCCACGACCGTTGGGTTCGCTATTTTCGTTATTCTCGCTACTTTCGTTATTTCCGTTAGTATCGTTATTTTCGTTGATATCGCTAATTCCGTTGATTTCGTGCAGGTTCTTATCTTCCGATCTTCTGAGCATCTGCTCTGTCATATGATCCTGGATTCCCCGATCCCCCTGACTAAGTCAGAGGACAGGCAAATCGGGGAATGAAGTCAGTTGTCAGTTGGGGACAGGCATACACTTTTACACTTTTGGCCAAAAAAACCCGTTGAGTTCGTTAGTACTATTAATCTCGTTATTATCGCTATTTTCGTTAATCCCGCTCAGCGTCTCAATTTCTTAGTATCCTGTTGTTCCGCGTCGGGCGGTCACGCACATTGACATTGACGTACAGGTGGGTATCATACACCCGATGATTAAAAAGACAAATATGATGGCATTCATCTGCATTATAGTTATCATAAGTTCGTATTTCGCGGGCTGTGCCAGAAATCTCTCAGAGAAAGTGCAGCGCAATCTGCGTTTACATATAGAGAGTGCTGGTGAACCTCCCCATATCAAGATCGATGGCGAAATTATCTATTCATCCATTATCCTGCCGCGCTTCTACGAGCAGCGTGCATACATGCCGGCCTGGAGCAGTGATACTGGTTTCTCACTGCAAATAGCCGGTCTCGTCAAAGCAATCTCTGGGGCCGAAGGACAGTGCTTCATGCCCGATGATTATCATCTTAAAAAGATCACCGCGCACATGTTGGAAATAAATAAAAATTATATCCAGAGAAAGACTTTCGACGCGGCAAAGCTTGCAGAATTAGACCTGCTGCTTACCGATGCCTTCCTTATTTACAGCGCCCATCTTCTGGAAGGACGCACCAATCCGGAAACCAGATGTGCTGAATGGAACGCAGAATGTGAGGAAGCCGACCTGGCGGTTGTTCTGCAGAATGCTCTGAACTCGGGGACGATCGAAAGCACGATAAACGAGCTACTGCCAAGAGAGCCCAACTATTTTTTGTTATGCAGGAAACGGCGCGAATACGCAGAAATTAGAAAGAAAGGCGGCTGGCCTACAATACCGGATGGTCCTGATTTGACCAGCGGTGCCCAAGATAATCGTGTCCCTGCGATACGGGAACGTCTAACCATGGTGGGTGATTTACCCAGGAAACGGATAAAAGACGTACTCATGTTCGACGAAGAAATGGAGCGTGCCGTACGCCAATTCCAACGGCGTCATGGTTTAACACCGGACGGGAAGATCGACGCGCGGACAATCGGAGCGATGAATATTCCTGTCGAAGACAGATTAAAGCAGATTGAAGTAAATATGGAAAGATGGCGCTGGTGCCAGAGGGATTTTGGCGAACGTTATATATTAGTGAATATCGCGAATTTCGAGCTGGATGTCTTCGAACATGACACGACGGTGCTATCCATGCGTGCCGTGGTTGGCAAACCTTATAGAAGTACGCCTGTCTTCAGCGGTAGGATGACCTATCTCGTATTCAACCCTTACTGGAATGTGCCAAAAACAATCGCAGTGGAAGACATCTTACCCAAGATCAAGAAGAACAAGGAATACCTTACCAAGAATAACTATACAGTACTGCAGGGATGGGGAGGCGGCGAGCGTGAGATTGAACCGTCATCCATCAATTGGGCTGTACTTAACGAGAATTATTTCCCGTACCGGTTCCGGCAGAATCCGGGGCCGACAAACGCGCTTGGCCGCATAAAATTCATGTTCCCCAACGAGTACGACGTTTATATTCATGATACACCAGCAAGGGATCTGTTCAACAAGGACTCCCGCGATTTCAGCTCAGGATGCATACGAATCGAGAGACCGGCCGAACTTGCTGAATACGTGCTGAACGACACTGTCAAGTGGACGCGAGCAGAGATATTGAAGGTGATAAGAGAAAGCACAGAACGCACAGTGGGACTGTCCAGTATCATCCCTGTGCATTTACTTTACTGGACGGCCTGGGTGTCGAATAACGGCCTTCTGAACTTCCGCAACGACATTTATAATCGTGACGAAGATATATATCTTGCACTCATCCAACCTCCTTGCCCTCAGCCGCAGAAATAGAACCTGGACTGGAATCCATGCAACTGTTCATGAAGGCACATAAGTTAACCGCAATCACCGCAGTTATCATCATACTCATAACAAATACGGCCGCAGCGTTCTCTGACGGTAAAACTACTTTCTCGGTTAAGTACAAAGACGAAATAATACGCTACAAGACCTTTGGAATATATGTAATGCCCGGAGAGAAGGTCGATTTCGAAGTTCTTGATACACCCGATCAAGGGAATTACGGGCTTGAAGCGGGGGCTGACGGCATCACTAAGGTCGATAATAATAAATGGCGATGGGAGGTACCTCAGGAAAAAGGGCTGTACGAACTTGTGATAACGAATCCACCGCGGAATGATACAATGATACTCAACACTTTTGTAATGGTTCCCTTTCGACAAATCCAGGGAGAATACCTGAACGGCTATCGGATAGGCAAATATCCGGAAGAACCACTACGTGATCTTGAGATCTACGAACCTCCCGATGGATTCATAGAGGTCACGGAACAAAATCAGGATACGTACATAAGCCCGCACTTCCAATTGAAGCAGTTTCTATGCAAGCAAAACGGCGATTATCCAGAATACGTAGTGCTCAGGGAAAGACTTCTTTCCAAACTTGAGATTGTTCTGGCAAAAGTCAATGAAGCAGACTATCAATGTGAAACATTTTACGTGATGAGCGGATACCGTACACCTTATTATAATGAAGTAATACGAGATGTCAGATACAGCCGTCATATTTACGGCGGTGCCGCAGACATATTTATCGACGTAGACCCCGTAGATGGCGTGATGGACGATTTGAACAAAGATGGCAAGATAAACTACAGTGACGCAGACGTATTGTACGACATCGTTGACGACATGTACGGCAAGCCTTGGTATGAAATCCTTATCGGCGGTTTAGGGAAGTATGGTTGCACCGAATGCCATGGACCTTTTGTGCATATCGATGTCCGCGGTTTTCGCGCACGGTGGTGATGCTAAGGTGCGCTGGGGACAGGCATACACTTTTAGACTTTTGAACAAAAAACCCGTTAAGGTCGTTATTCTCATTAATCCCGCTACTATCGTTATTTTCGTTAGGCTCGTTATTACCGTTAATTGCTTTTTTGTCGCGATAACACAATTGCGAATTTACAGATGTTGTTCTCGATGCGTTCCTCACCTCACTTACTCGAACTGTAAGTGTTCTTACCCTTCGAGCATGTCGAGAAGTTTACATGGTATTCCAGCGATAGTAACGATATTAACGAACTCAGCGGGAATAACGTCGTGTCTATTTTATTTTAATCACCTTCTGGACTACTTCACCGTTAATCTCTATGAAGTATATACCCGGCTTCAAGTTGTCGTTGGCGACTTGGCGACCCGTGATATCAAAGAGGCTGTAAACCCCGTCATCCGGCAGCCGGATTTGACCAGTGATCACCGTTGGAAAAACGGGTTCTGACGAAACAATGTTGTTACCACCTTCTTCAATGCCAACAACATCACTCTCCCACCAGGTTATCTCATCGACACCGGTTGACGCGCCCAGGACATCCAGATCGCCGTCACTATCCACGTCGGCGGCGTAAACCGCGGTGGCCCCCGTGTCATACGTCGCAATTGTGTGCTTGGTGAAGTTTTCTAAACCGTCGTTCTCGTACCAGGCAAATTCATTTCCATAGTACGCCGCGCCAATCACATCAAGGTCCGTATCGTCATCCAGATCAGCTGCAAAGACCGCACTTGCATGCAGGAGGTTATTGTCGATTATGTGTTCGACAAAATTCTCATTACCGTTGTTCTCGAACCAACTAAGCCGGTCAGCACCTTGAGCCGTACCCAAGACATCCACGTCACCATCTCCATCCAGATTTATTGCATAGACAGAGCGTGCCTGGTTGAATCCAACTACAACCGTACGCTCAGTGAAGTTTTCACTACCATCGTTCTCCCACCACTTTATGCTATTGGCATAGATTCCTGCGCTGAGCACGTCGATGTCGGTATCGCCGTCAAGGTCGCAAGCATATAGACCTTGAGGACCGACAAAACCGACACCCACAGTGTCAAAGGTGAAGTTCTCATTGCCATCGTTCTCCCACCAGAAGATATCGCCGGTCCAGTATCCTGAAGCCACGATGTCAACATCTCCATCCGGTTCCATATCGATCCCATAGCAGGCAATCGCCGAAGTCAGAGCCGGTGTGAGCGCATGATAGGTGAAATTCTCATTGCCGTCGTTCTCCCACCAGGCAACGATGTCGCCCTCACTGGCTGCACCAATTACATCAATATCGTTGTCGCCGCCTATGTCAATTGCGTGCACGCAATACGCTCCATCGAAGTTATTGGCAATGACATGCTTGGTGAAATTTTCGTTGCCGTCGTTCTCCCACCAGGCAACGTCGTCATCATCATAGGCAGTTCCCAGAATATCAGTATCATTATCGCCATCCAGATCAATAGCATAGACCCAAGAAGCAAACATGAAGTTCGTGTCAACAATGTGTTCAGTCCAGCCAATTTGGGCGGGCAAAAATGCAGGCGATAGAATCAATGTTAGCGCAAATACAACTACACTTCTCATAAATACCCCCTTGAGCTTTTACGACGCTCATCGATTACAGTGATAACAAATATGATTACGGTGATTATCACCGACACTTTAATAGATCATTCTAATAGCATGATTTGAAGTTGTCAAGACCTACCTCCCGGCTCGACCCTCGATATTGGATACTTGATACTGAATACGAAAAACGTTAGTTTCGTTAATATCGTTATTACCGTTAGTTCCGTTAATCTCGCTAATTTCGTTGGCTTCGTTCCCCGTATTCTTCGAGCGAACGTAGTGAGTCGAGAAGTAGGAGATTTCGTCACTCACAATACGGGCTCGCAATGACAGAGGCATTAAGTATGTAGCGTCGGTGTGTTGACAATCGAGTGATAACGTATATACTACAACCTCCAAAGGAGATAGAATGAGTTATTTAAAATATTTCACAAAATCGATTGACGAAACGGTGACAAAACGGGTTTCATGCCGCACGTTTGAAAACAAATTACTCGATGAGAAGCACAAGGAAGAATTACTAACTTTCTGCAGGACTTTGAATAGAGGACTTTGGGGAGAGAAGATCGACTATAGTCTCGTTGAGTGTAGTTTGGATGAATTGAAGAAAACGAAGATGTCGGCGTTCGGATTATTTAAAAACGTAAGGAGTTTTGTCGTCGCCATAATCGATAAGGCTAATTTACACCATATAAGTTACGGTTATGCATTAGAACATATCGTTCTGAAAGCAACCGAACTCGGCATCGGCACATGCTGGGCAGGCTATTTTGACCCCCGTGTGATGAAAGACATCAAAGTAGAAGAAAATCAGACTGTACCAGCCATCATACTGGTCGGGTATGCAGCGGAAAAGCGTACATTGAAGGAAATAATCGCCAGGTTTGCCATCCGGGCCTCAAAAAGGCGTGATTGGAGAAAATTGTTCTTCCATGGGGATTTCGGCAACCCGCTGAGTAAAGAAACAGCCGGACATTACGCTGGAGCACTGGAAATGCTCCGTCTTGCACCATCGGCTGGCAATACCCAACCGTGGCGTATAGTCAAGGAGAACGACCAGAATATATATCATTTTTTCAAAAGAGTGGTGAATCCGAGTTACGAGAAGCACAAATTGCACGATATTGATATCGGCATCGCGATGTGCCATTTCGAACTGGGGGCAGCAAAGAATGGATTGGACGGCAAATGGGAGCGCACCGACCCGCACTTGACTGAGCTGCCATCGAAAACACACTATATGATAACATGGACACACGATACAATATAGAAGCATAGAGCAAAGGGCATGGCGCCAGCGCAAAACACCAGAGAAATTAGGCAGTTAAGAAGATGAGACTGAGACGCAGGATCTCCCTTGAGGCTCGCAGTATCACGTTGTTCGCAGAAGTCGCACAAACGTTGACTACCTTAATTTCGAGCGAACGGAGGGAGTCGAGAAGTGCAAGCCACCGGGGACAGGCACCTTACGGAGCCAGTCCCCTCGAGCGTTACGTCATGCGTATGGCGTACAGCGTGCCGTTTGTAGCGTCAGGAGTCGATCATTGACATCGATTTCAGATTCCCTATACTAACTTTCAAATTGTATAGCGAAGCATGCAGGAGGAATGATGATAGCATTGGTATTGTCTTTGTTTCTTGTTAATCAAAAAAGCGTCGAGTTGAGATATACTACAGAGGCGCCGCATATCGACGGAGTGATCGAAGGCCTGTGGCTGCAGGCCGATTCGGCTTACGACTTCATACAGTACCAGCCGAATGACCGCATGCCGGCTAGCGAACAGACGGTCGCTTATTTCCTTGCTGACGATGATAATCTCTATATTGCGTTACGCTGCTACACTCCGGGCAGAAAACCAGTGGCATCTTTCAAGGGACTGGAGGATCATGTTTGGATATATCTAGATACCTTCAACAGCAGGAGCATGGCATACATGTTCGCCGTTTGCCTGAGCGGACATTATGACGACGGTTTGCTGCTCGAGGACGGCAGAGTGCAGGATGTTTCATGGGATTATGTTTGGTTCTTCGGTCAAAAAATGTATGATGAGCACTACGAGATCGAGATAAAAATCCCGTTCAAATCGATCCGGTATAAACAGGGACTGGACGAATGGGGACTTAACATCCGGCGCTGGCATATCAAGGATTATGCTGTATCCCACTGGACCGAGGTGCTTCAGCAGCATGGAATGCAGGTCTCTAATTTCGGAACACTGAGAAACGTCCACCCAAAGGCGAAAGGGTATTACGTAGAACTATACCCGGAAGGTTTTTTCAGGTACGACCGCAAGGGAGATTCGACAGATTACACGCCCAGCCTTAGTTTCAATTTCAAGTGGGATCCATCATCGCAGACGACCCTTAACGCCACGGTCAATCCCGATTTTGCGCAAATCGAATCAGACCCTTACACGTTCAACCTCTCGCGTTATCCGGTGCGCCTCGACGAGCGCCGGCCCTTCTTCGTCGAAGGTCTAGATGTTTTCAGAATGTCGCATTTGGGTCTGGGCTTCTTCAATTCACTCGATATCTTCTACAGCCGCAAAGTAGGTGAATCGCTCCCGCAACCCTGGCTTGGGTCATTACCCATCCTCGGCGGATTGAAACTGATAAATAAGGGAAGCGACTGGAACTTCGGCGCGCTCGGTGCATATACAGGCGAATTCAATGATACCACAGCCAGCGATACCGTAGACATACCGAACCGCGGTTTTGGCGTGGCCCGGATCAACCGGGCCGTTTTCGATAACTCTGAGATCGGCATGATGTTCAGCGGCACCGCAACGAGCCGTGATGATTACAATTATGCACTTGGATTGGACGGCGCGTATCGCGCCGGTCCTTCACAGTTCATAATACAGTCGGCGTTTAGTGATAAAAATACCAAACGCGGCTATGCGGTATCATCCGGAGGCATATACCGTTCGAGCAATTTCATTGGCGTAGGAAGTTTCGTTGCAGTGGATGATTCTTTTGATGTCGGCGATATGGGATACGTTCCCTGGCAGGGAGTCACCGACCTGTACCTCGCAGCAGGACCTGCAAGATATCCCGAGACTGGGCCGATACTCAGATTCTATCTTGAACCCGGATTTGTTCTAACCAAGTATCCGGAAAGCGACCAATGGTCAAAATTCGTTTCCTTATTCATTGAACCGCGTTTCCGGAATCTCTGGGGATTCAACATCTACGCGCAGGCAGGCAAAATGTATGAGGCTGATACCGATTACATATACCGGAGTGTTGAGACTTCAGTTTGGAGCGGACTACGTGAGAACATAAATCTTAACTTCGGCTTTGATTGGTCCCATCGCTATAACTACTACCGCAGCGCGATCCACGGACAAAAATGGATTGGCGACCAGCTCTGGATCTGGCACTGGATGAGTTTCATGCCTATTTCACAATTATCTCTCATCACCTACGGTGATTTCGTCATGGAATGGGACCCAGATGGAGACCTACACGCGATCACCCCAATATGGACACCCCGCATCGAGTACCAGATAAATGCCGACATGGACATTTCGATCTACTCTGAATTCGTTTTCGTTACCGATCAAGGGAACCTTAGAACGGCCGAAGTTTATTCAAACCGCGTTGGATTTCTATTTGCATGGAATTTCTCTCCCAAGAGTTGGCTGTATGTTGCCTTCAACAACCTTCGCACCGACGAGGGCGAGGGATTAGAATTGGCTGAAAGGATAGCGGCGGTCAAGATAAAGTATCTGATATACTTCTGATACAAAATAACCGTTTCAAACGTTGGGTTCGTTATTACCGTTATTTTCGTTAATATCGCTGCAATAACATTCTGAATTGCGAATTTCATACAAGATGTTATTTTAGTTGTTCCCGCTACGATCGTTAATAGCGTTAGTCTCGTTCAAATACTGAGATTGCTTCGCTTTGCTACGCAAAGCTCGCAATGACGGTGGGGGTATGCAGCGTCGAGGAGGGTATCACCCTCACCTTAATCCTCTCCCCTCAAGGGCGAGGAAAATCGTGGCGTAGAGCATGCGGCGTCATGCGTCCAAGGGGACAGGCACCTTTCGGAGCCAGTCCCCTTGGACCGATAAGCAAACGTACGGTAAACCTTCTGGTTTACGACGAATTTTACCCAAAAGTTAACAAAATATAGCAGGTTGGAATGTTTACTTTATCACCGCGATTTCTGCAAGGCTGAGTTCCTTCAGGAGCGCAGCGACGTGACTTCAGTGAAAGCGTATCTTCAGTCTGCACGAGCAGACATGTCTTCAGTTCGCGTGAGCGAGCGTGACTCCAGGTATTTTCCCGTGGTTACGTTAAGTTATCCGTTCCGCGCACATGTAAGCAGCTTTTACCGCGGTCGGAATGCCACCAAACTCGTACGCCCAGCATGAACTTATGTACAAGTTCTTGACCGGCGTGTCGATCGTCGTGCTGCCCGGATTTTTGTAAAACCACTTATTGGGATTCCACGACCATGCCGACGAAGCGCCGTCACTGTTGCCGGTATACCGTTCATAGGTCAAAGGGGTCGCCGAATCCTCGAATTCAATACGCTTCTCTATATCAGGAATTATCGATGAGAATCGTTTGACCAGAACTTTCTTTGCTTTTTCCTTTAATTCTTTATAGACCTTCCGGTCGCCGCCACCCCAGTTGTTCATCCACCTGAACGGTACCATGCAGCTGATCATCAATGAGGACT encodes:
- a CDS encoding carbohydrate binding family 9 domain-containing protein, whose amino-acid sequence is MIALVLSLFLVNQKSVELRYTTEAPHIDGVIEGLWLQADSAYDFIQYQPNDRMPASEQTVAYFLADDDNLYIALRCYTPGRKPVASFKGLEDHVWIYLDTFNSRSMAYMFAVCLSGHYDDGLLLEDGRVQDVSWDYVWFFGQKMYDEHYEIEIKIPFKSIRYKQGLDEWGLNIRRWHIKDYAVSHWTEVLQQHGMQVSNFGTLRNVHPKAKGYYVELYPEGFFRYDRKGDSTDYTPSLSFNFKWDPSSQTTLNATVNPDFAQIESDPYTFNLSRYPVRLDERRPFFVEGLDVFRMSHLGLGFFNSLDIFYSRKVGESLPQPWLGSLPILGGLKLINKGSDWNFGALGAYTGEFNDTTASDTVDIPNRGFGVARINRAVFDNSEIGMMFSGTATSRDDYNYALGLDGAYRAGPSQFIIQSAFSDKNTKRGYAVSSGGIYRSSNFIGVGSFVAVDDSFDVGDMGYVPWQGVTDLYLAAGPARYPETGPILRFYLEPGFVLTKYPESDQWSKFVSLFIEPRFRNLWGFNIYAQAGKMYEADTDYIYRSVETSVWSGLRENINLNFGFDWSHRYNYYRSAIHGQKWIGDQLWIWHWMSFMPISQLSLITYGDFVMEWDPDGDLHAITPIWTPRIEYQINADMDISIYSEFVFVTDQGNLRTAEVYSNRVGFLFAWNFSPKSWLYVAFNNLRTDEGEGLELAERIAAVKIKYLIYF
- a CDS encoding L,D-transpeptidase family protein gives rise to the protein MIKKTNMMAFICIIVIISSYFAGCARNLSEKVQRNLRLHIESAGEPPHIKIDGEIIYSSIILPRFYEQRAYMPAWSSDTGFSLQIAGLVKAISGAEGQCFMPDDYHLKKITAHMLEINKNYIQRKTFDAAKLAELDLLLTDAFLIYSAHLLEGRTNPETRCAEWNAECEEADLAVVLQNALNSGTIESTINELLPREPNYFLLCRKRREYAEIRKKGGWPTIPDGPDLTSGAQDNRVPAIRERLTMVGDLPRKRIKDVLMFDEEMERAVRQFQRRHGLTPDGKIDARTIGAMNIPVEDRLKQIEVNMERWRWCQRDFGERYILVNIANFELDVFEHDTTVLSMRAVVGKPYRSTPVFSGRMTYLVFNPYWNVPKTIAVEDILPKIKKNKEYLTKNNYTVLQGWGGGEREIEPSSINWAVLNENYFPYRFRQNPGPTNALGRIKFMFPNEYDVYIHDTPARDLFNKDSRDFSSGCIRIERPAELAEYVLNDTVKWTRAEILKVIRESTERTVGLSSIIPVHLLYWTAWVSNNGLLNFRNDIYNRDEDIYLALIQPPCPQPQK
- a CDS encoding T9SS type A sorting domain-containing protein — translated: MRSVVVFALTLILSPAFLPAQIGWTEHIVDTNFMFASWVYAIDLDGDNDTDILGTAYDDDDVAWWENDGNENFTKHVIANNFDGAYCVHAIDIGGDNDIDVIGAASEGDIVAWWENDGNENFTYHALTPALTSAIACYGIDMEPDGDVDIVASGYWTGDIFWWENDGNENFTFDTVGVGFVGPQGLYACDLDGDTDIDVLSAGIYANSIKWWENDGSENFTERTVVVGFNQARSVYAINLDGDGDVDVLGTAQGADRLSWFENNGNENFVEHIIDNNLLHASAVFAADLDDDTDLDVIGAAYYGNEFAWYENDGLENFTKHTIATYDTGATAVYAADVDSDGDLDVLGASTGVDEITWWESDVVGIEEGGNNIVSSEPVFPTVITGQIRLPDDGVYSLFDITGRQVANDNLKPGIYFIEINGEVVQKVIKIK
- a CDS encoding Fic family protein, whose product is MMSNRAGTYIKQPGGYAAFIPRMLPPAPAIKYDDELQTLLSRTDRSIARLDGIVTVLPNPEFFIAMYVKKEALLSSQIEGTQASLEGVLEFEADMKPRDNIKEIKEVINYINALEYGIKHVAGARANAQLFRGIHRILIQGTRGSKKALGEFRRTQNWI
- a CDS encoding nitroreductase family protein produces the protein MSYLKYFTKSIDETVTKRVSCRTFENKLLDEKHKEELLTFCRTLNRGLWGEKIDYSLVECSLDELKKTKMSAFGLFKNVRSFVVAIIDKANLHHISYGYALEHIVLKATELGIGTCWAGYFDPRVMKDIKVEENQTVPAIILVGYAAEKRTLKEIIARFAIRASKRRDWRKLFFHGDFGNPLSKETAGHYAGALEMLRLAPSAGNTQPWRIVKENDQNIYHFFKRVVNPSYEKHKLHDIDIGIAMCHFELGAAKNGLDGKWERTDPHLTELPSKTHYMITWTHDTI